The proteins below are encoded in one region of Nocardioides marmorisolisilvae:
- a CDS encoding MlaD family protein yields the protein MTRGVKVRLITFVLLAAVGIVYVAASYLGIVDRVLGRGLTVHATLPGSGGLYVGSEVDYRGVKVGKVSGMQVTRDGVRATLSLAQGTHIPVDSPFSVHNLTAVGEQYLDFEPPSSQGPYAGAGHTFVGTRASLPESTNDLLTKLSRFVSSVNGNDLRSVVKELGQVFQGNADALGRIVDSGSTFVQQARAHQDATIRLLDSGKDVLRTQQAHKGDIVSFARGLARLSQTLKVSDPQLRTILQGGGPAVREVNSLLTGLEPVLPVFISNLVTVNQVVTARLPALEQTLVTFPAVVSNGFTGTPGDGYGHLNMQYSYTTPPCTQGYMPAKDWPNGNDLRDLPLFPAKCTDPRAQPGYTGSDPIEQRGVNMAPGLDASTSSAYRVAPYDARTGVAYAGNGRRVRVSSQGGLDSVFGSNAWQQLLIGPVASGAGRSGAAR from the coding sequence ATGACCCGGGGAGTGAAGGTCCGGCTGATCACCTTCGTGCTGCTCGCGGCCGTGGGCATCGTCTACGTCGCGGCCAGCTATCTCGGCATCGTCGACCGCGTGCTCGGCCGTGGGCTGACCGTGCATGCCACCCTGCCCGGCTCCGGCGGTCTCTACGTCGGCAGCGAGGTCGACTACCGGGGCGTGAAGGTGGGCAAGGTGTCCGGCATGCAGGTCACCCGTGACGGCGTGCGGGCGACCCTGTCGCTAGCGCAGGGCACCCACATTCCAGTGGACTCGCCGTTCTCGGTGCACAACCTGACTGCGGTAGGCGAGCAGTACCTCGACTTCGAGCCGCCTTCGTCGCAGGGCCCGTACGCCGGCGCCGGCCACACCTTCGTCGGCACCCGTGCGAGCCTCCCGGAGTCGACGAACGACCTGCTCACGAAGCTGTCCAGGTTCGTCAGCTCGGTCAACGGAAACGACCTGCGCTCGGTCGTCAAGGAGCTCGGGCAGGTCTTCCAGGGCAACGCCGATGCCCTGGGCCGGATCGTCGACTCGGGGAGCACCTTCGTGCAACAGGCGCGGGCGCACCAGGACGCCACGATCAGGCTGCTCGACTCCGGCAAGGACGTGCTCCGCACCCAGCAGGCCCACAAGGGTGACATCGTGTCGTTCGCCCGCGGCCTGGCCCGGCTGAGCCAGACGCTGAAGGTCTCCGACCCACAGCTGCGCACGATCCTGCAGGGCGGCGGCCCGGCGGTGCGGGAGGTCAACTCCCTGCTCACCGGCCTGGAGCCGGTGCTGCCGGTCTTCATCAGCAACCTGGTGACGGTGAACCAGGTGGTCACCGCCCGGTTGCCTGCCCTGGAGCAGACCCTGGTGACCTTCCCCGCTGTGGTCTCCAACGGCTTCACCGGCACCCCGGGCGACGGCTACGGGCACCTCAACATGCAGTACTCCTACACCACACCGCCGTGCACCCAGGGCTACATGCCGGCTAAGGACTGGCCGAACGGGAACGACCTGCGCGACCTGCCGCTCTTCCCGGCCAAGTGCACCGACCCGCGGGCGCAGCCGGGTTACACCGGGTCCGACCCCATCGAGCAACGAGGCGTGAACATGGCACCGGGGCTCGACGCGTCGACGTCTTCGGCGTACCGGGTCGCCCCGTACGATGCCCGTACGGGAGTGGCCTACGCCGGCAACGGCCGTCGGGTCAGGGTGAGCTCACAGGGAGGTCTGGACTCGGTGTTCGGCAGCAACGCGTGGCAGCAGCTCTTGATCGGTCCGGTGGCGTCGGGCGCGGGAAGGTCGGGCGCGGCCCGGTG
- a CDS encoding MCE family protein: MTRRTPRRAVASRPRAHWTLVILAAVGALALSGCGFHGAYDLPLPGKVVSSSDGYQVTADFNDVVNVVPRTLVMANDVPVGQVDSVRRVGWHARVTMTVRKDIVLPSNAEADVRQTSLLGEKYIALLKPPGASVAKDGRLTDGAFIPLSRTTRNPEVEEVLGALSFLLSGGGVGQLKTISAELNKMMDGRQSDIRDLLSQVDALATSLDGQKDDIISAMESINRLTATLNREKKTVGAAIDSFGPALKVLNQQHGALMKMLRSLDELGRVGTRVIHRSKANIVGTLRHLAPTLRRLADAGNSLPRGVMMMASFPFPKEAASLAKGDYSNALFAMDFDLNKVLSAALKGGDTGLPNVSQLCAVYAGQESCGQLMSALCSALKVNLFCAPVPASSASTTTSGTPRRIRTHAKARSNPLKGIDLGGLGLGSGSSSGGLLGGLGLGSSAPSGGLLGLLGGGR; encoded by the coding sequence ATGACACGAAGGACCCCTCGCCGAGCCGTCGCCTCGCGACCGCGGGCGCACTGGACCCTCGTGATCCTCGCCGCCGTGGGTGCGCTGGCCCTGAGCGGCTGCGGCTTCCACGGCGCCTACGACCTGCCTCTGCCCGGCAAGGTGGTGAGCAGCTCCGACGGCTACCAGGTCACCGCCGACTTCAACGACGTGGTCAACGTGGTGCCGCGCACGCTGGTGATGGCCAACGACGTCCCGGTCGGGCAGGTCGACTCGGTCCGTCGGGTCGGCTGGCACGCCCGCGTGACGATGACCGTCCGCAAGGACATCGTGCTGCCGAGCAACGCAGAGGCCGACGTACGCCAGACCAGCCTGCTGGGGGAGAAGTACATCGCGCTGCTGAAGCCGCCCGGTGCGAGCGTCGCGAAGGACGGCCGGTTGACCGACGGTGCCTTCATCCCGCTCTCCCGCACCACTCGCAACCCCGAGGTGGAGGAGGTGCTGGGCGCGCTGTCGTTCCTGCTCTCCGGCGGAGGCGTCGGGCAGCTCAAGACGATCAGCGCGGAGCTGAACAAGATGATGGACGGACGACAGTCCGACATCCGCGACCTGCTCAGCCAGGTCGACGCGCTGGCTACCTCGCTGGACGGCCAGAAGGACGACATCATCAGCGCGATGGAGTCGATCAACCGGCTGACAGCGACCCTGAACAGGGAGAAGAAGACGGTCGGCGCCGCCATCGACTCCTTCGGGCCGGCGCTGAAGGTGCTCAACCAGCAGCACGGTGCTCTGATGAAGATGCTGCGCTCACTCGACGAGCTCGGGAGGGTCGGCACCCGGGTGATCCACCGCAGCAAGGCCAACATCGTGGGGACACTGCGCCATCTCGCGCCGACGCTTCGTCGGCTGGCCGATGCCGGCAACTCCCTGCCCCGCGGTGTGATGATGATGGCGAGCTTCCCGTTCCCCAAGGAGGCCGCGTCACTCGCCAAGGGTGACTACTCGAACGCACTGTTCGCGATGGACTTCGACCTCAACAAGGTCCTTAGTGCAGCGCTCAAGGGCGGTGACACGGGGCTGCCGAACGTCAGCCAGCTGTGTGCGGTCTACGCCGGTCAGGAGTCGTGCGGCCAACTGATGTCGGCGTTGTGCAGCGCACTCAAGGTGAACCTGTTCTGCGCCCCGGTGCCCGCGTCCAGCGCCTCAACCACGACATCGGGCACGCCACGGCGCATCAGGACCCACGCGAAGGCTCGGTCCAACCCCTTGAAGGGGATCGACCTCGGCGGGCTCGGCCTGGGCAGCGGGTCGTCGTCAGGCGGTCTGCTCGGCGGACTCGGTCTCGGGTCGTCGGCTCCGTCCGGCGGCCTGCTCGGGCTGCTGGGAGGTGGCCGATGA
- a CDS encoding MCE family protein, giving the protein MLSRINGRVLAAVVLALAVVAGFLAFSGGSGTRTVTAHFPQAVSVYKGTDVDIMGVPVGRVTAVVPEGDSVRVDIEYDAKYRLPADVKAAVVTPTLVADRFVQLAPAYGGGATLPDGGDIPISRTAVPVELDQIYSSLADLTNALGPNGANKSGALNQLLRSGAHALKGNGRLGHQMLANLAGAVQTLGDNSGQLFDTVDSLASVTQTLQANDKVVGRFMDHLSQASTQLAGERGDLRKALVAIANALSTVRNFVHDNKGMLVGDIKQLTTTVGVLARKKQTLAKVLTLAPLGLGNLAEAFDPKTGTVGIRLQLGPTALDFGNMICNVVQVNHMPNADQACTLLKALLPNAADLGAGLLSAPTPGTSGMGAAAPANGLGGLLGGGL; this is encoded by the coding sequence ATGCTCTCCCGGATCAACGGTCGTGTCCTCGCCGCCGTCGTACTCGCCCTCGCAGTGGTTGCCGGCTTCCTCGCGTTCTCCGGCGGCTCCGGCACCCGGACCGTCACCGCCCACTTCCCGCAGGCGGTCAGCGTCTACAAGGGCACCGACGTCGACATCATGGGAGTGCCGGTGGGACGCGTCACCGCCGTCGTGCCCGAGGGCGACAGCGTCAGGGTCGACATCGAGTACGACGCGAAGTACCGGCTGCCGGCCGACGTGAAGGCAGCGGTGGTCACCCCGACGCTCGTCGCGGACCGGTTCGTGCAACTGGCCCCGGCGTACGGCGGCGGCGCGACGCTGCCCGACGGTGGCGACATCCCGATCTCGCGTACCGCGGTCCCGGTCGAGCTCGACCAGATCTACTCCAGCCTCGCGGACCTGACCAACGCGCTCGGCCCCAACGGGGCGAACAAGTCCGGCGCACTCAACCAGCTGCTGCGGTCGGGTGCGCACGCGTTGAAGGGAAACGGCAGGCTCGGACACCAGATGCTGGCCAACCTGGCGGGCGCGGTGCAGACGCTCGGCGACAACTCCGGCCAGCTGTTCGACACCGTCGACAGCCTGGCGTCCGTCACCCAGACCCTGCAGGCCAACGACAAGGTGGTCGGCCGGTTCATGGACCACCTGTCCCAGGCCTCGACCCAGCTCGCCGGTGAGCGAGGCGACCTGCGCAAGGCACTGGTGGCGATCGCGAACGCGCTCTCGACGGTGCGCAACTTCGTGCACGACAACAAGGGCATGCTCGTGGGCGACATCAAGCAGCTCACCACCACCGTCGGTGTGCTGGCCCGCAAGAAGCAGACCCTGGCGAAGGTGCTCACGCTGGCACCGCTCGGTCTGGGCAACCTGGCCGAGGCGTTCGACCCGAAGACCGGGACCGTCGGGATCCGACTGCAGCTCGGTCCGACCGCGCTCGACTTCGGCAACATGATCTGCAACGTGGTCCAGGTCAACCACATGCCCAACGCAGACCAGGCCTGCACCCTGCTCAAGGCGCTGCTGCCCAACGCCGCCGATCTCGGTGCCGGGCTGCTGTCGGCGCCGACCCCGGGCACCAGTGGGATGGGGGCGGCCGCCCCGGCGAACGGGCTCGGCGGGCTGCTCGGGGGAGGTCTGTGA
- a CDS encoding MCE family protein, protein MARRTDRHLMRMGAIALLVLALAMAASFNLQKFPGFRGTGFHAELTDASGLHVGNIVEIAGIRVGRVNALHVEGTKVVVDFDVHHAELGDRTTASVQVLNLLGEKYLQLVPKGSGTLSGGSTIPLDRTSAGYDIVGTLGELTHTTEKINKPQLSKALSTLATTIDAAAPQVRSSFTGLSRLSRTIASRDGDISALLTHAQHVTHLIDQRKGDLVTLMKQGDLVFRELIRRRAAIHSLLVNARTLAVQLRGLAADNQKQIGPALDELHRALTFLNQRKQELSDTIKNYGPYASILINIIGTGPWFDAYVPNLVNLATGEFAPGKRTYK, encoded by the coding sequence ATGGCCCGCCGTACCGACCGCCACCTGATGAGGATGGGCGCCATCGCGCTGCTGGTGCTGGCGCTGGCGATGGCCGCCTCGTTCAACCTGCAGAAGTTCCCGGGCTTCCGGGGGACCGGCTTCCACGCCGAGCTCACCGACGCCAGTGGGCTGCACGTCGGCAACATCGTCGAGATCGCCGGGATCCGCGTGGGGCGCGTGAACGCGCTGCATGTCGAGGGGACCAAGGTGGTGGTCGACTTCGACGTCCATCACGCCGAGCTCGGGGACCGTACGACGGCCTCGGTGCAGGTGCTCAACCTCCTCGGTGAGAAGTACCTCCAACTCGTGCCGAAGGGGTCGGGGACGCTATCGGGCGGCTCGACGATCCCGCTGGACCGGACCAGTGCCGGCTACGACATCGTGGGCACGCTCGGCGAGCTGACCCACACCACCGAGAAGATCAACAAGCCTCAGCTCTCGAAGGCGCTGAGCACGCTTGCCACGACCATCGACGCGGCGGCGCCGCAGGTGCGGTCGAGCTTCACCGGTCTCTCGCGGCTGTCCCGGACGATCGCGTCGCGTGACGGTGACATCAGCGCGCTCCTCACCCACGCCCAGCACGTCACCCACCTCATCGACCAGCGCAAGGGCGACCTGGTCACGTTGATGAAGCAGGGCGACCTGGTGTTCCGCGAGCTGATCCGCAGGCGCGCAGCCATCCACTCGCTCTTGGTCAACGCCCGCACGCTCGCCGTACAGCTGCGCGGACTGGCCGCGGACAACCAGAAGCAGATCGGGCCGGCACTCGACGAGCTGCACCGCGCCCTCACGTTCTTGAACCAGCGCAAGCAGGAGCTGAGCGACACGATCAAGAACTACGGTCCCTACGCGTCGATCCTGATCAACATCATCGGGACCGGCCCCTGGTTCGACGCCTACGTGCCGAACCTGGTGAACCTCGCGACCGGTGAGTTCGCGCCGGGGAAGAGGACGTACAAGTGA
- a CDS encoding MlaD family protein, with amino-acid sequence MSGRNTKTAIAAVKLGIFTLVSILVTGLLAVIMGHFGFGSQSQYHALFSSASELKKGDDVRVAGVSVGEVKDVSLEGRDHAIVTFKVQSGVPMTTASGAQVRFLNLVGDRYLALTQGKPGAPRLRPGATIPMSQTTPALDLTALFNGFQPLFQALTPADVNKLSMNLVRVLQGEGGTIQGLLARTASLTNALADRDQLVGEVISNLSGTLKTVDDRHQQLTRLVVQLRDWLGHLSTDRKAIGASLQNVSSLTHEVAGLVTGARPYAKQDIAQLRRVMSILNRPANQKLMSDTLKRLPTTLRRQARIGTFGSWYNYYLCDFTGKVILPKLGQLLGLGAAGAPLDQMMVKLQQQINENMSVYSTAKRCD; translated from the coding sequence ATGAGCGGGCGGAACACGAAGACCGCGATCGCGGCGGTCAAGCTGGGCATCTTCACGCTGGTGTCGATCCTGGTCACGGGGCTGCTGGCGGTGATCATGGGCCACTTCGGCTTCGGCAGCCAGAGCCAGTACCACGCGCTGTTCTCGAGCGCGAGCGAGCTGAAGAAGGGCGATGACGTACGCGTCGCCGGTGTCTCGGTCGGAGAGGTCAAGGACGTCTCACTCGAGGGCCGTGACCACGCGATCGTGACGTTCAAGGTCCAGTCCGGAGTGCCGATGACCACCGCCTCCGGCGCCCAGGTGCGGTTCCTCAACCTGGTCGGCGATCGCTACCTGGCACTCACCCAGGGCAAGCCCGGAGCACCGAGGCTCCGACCGGGGGCGACGATCCCGATGTCGCAGACCACCCCGGCGCTGGACCTCACCGCGCTCTTCAACGGCTTCCAGCCGCTGTTCCAGGCACTCACCCCCGCCGACGTCAACAAGCTGTCGATGAACCTCGTGCGGGTCCTGCAGGGCGAGGGCGGCACGATCCAGGGACTGCTGGCCCGGACCGCATCGCTGACCAACGCACTGGCGGACCGTGACCAGCTCGTCGGCGAGGTGATCTCCAACCTCTCCGGGACCCTGAAGACCGTCGACGACCGGCATCAACAGCTCACCCGGCTCGTCGTCCAGCTGCGGGACTGGCTCGGCCACCTCTCCACCGACAGGAAGGCGATCGGGGCGTCGCTGCAGAACGTCTCGAGCCTGACCCATGAGGTCGCCGGCCTCGTCACCGGCGCGCGCCCCTACGCCAAGCAGGACATCGCCCAGCTGCGCCGGGTGATGAGCATCCTGAACCGACCGGCCAACCAGAAGCTGATGTCGGACACCCTCAAGCGGCTGCCGACGACGCTTCGTCGCCAGGCCAGGATCGGCACCTTCGGCTCCTGGTACAACTACTACCTCTGCGACTTCACCGGGAAGGTGATCCTGCCCAAGCTCGGGCAGCTGCTCGGACTCGGCGCCGCCGGAGCCCCGCTGGACCAGATGATGGTCAAGCTCCAGCAGCAGATCAACGAGAACATGTCGGTCTACAGCACGGCCAAGAGGTGCGACTGA